From Clarias gariepinus isolate MV-2021 ecotype Netherlands chromosome 2, CGAR_prim_01v2, whole genome shotgun sequence, one genomic window encodes:
- the ciao2a gene encoding cytosolic iron-sulfur assembly component 2A: MEIISSVVNKVFQFTRLSSENNVRRSKKMEEKALEVYDVIRTIRDPEKPNTLEELDVVTEKCVEVQDLGDDEYLIIIRFSPTVPHCSLATLIGLCLQVKLQRCLPFKHKLEIYITEGTHSTEEDINKQINDKERVAAAMENPNLREIVEQCVTESDD; the protein is encoded by the exons ATGGAGATAATTTCCAGTGTTGTAAATAAGGTTTTTCAGTTCACCAGGCTTTCTAGCGAAAATAATGTTAGAAGGTCTAAAAAAATGGAGGAGAAGGCTTTAGAAGTGTATG atGTTATTCGCACCATTCGAGATCCAGAGAAGCCCAACACTCTGGAGGAGCTGGACGTGGTGACTGAAAAATGTGTGGAAGTTCAAGACTTAGGGGACGACGAGTACCTCATCATTATCAGGTTCTCCCCTACAGTGCCACACTGTTCTCTGGCCACACTGATAG GTCTTTGCTTACAAGTGAAACTACAGCGATGTCTTCCTTTCAAGCACAAG TTGGAAATTTACATCACAGAGGGAACACATTCAACCGAAGAAGACA TTAACAAACAGATCAATGATAAGGAGCGGGTAGCAGCGGCAATGGAGAACCCTAACCTGCGGGAAATAGTGGAGCAATGTGTTACTGAGTCTGATGACTAA